A single genomic interval of Acidovorax sp. 1608163 harbors:
- a CDS encoding diguanylate cyclase domain-containing protein produces the protein MPQSRKSLSHRLLWLALLLSLGIGALTVRTLWTLRNDEWNYALQANANLVGTLSRSLEWTLDAVDQSLLSVASELERVKDLSSTAQLRQQVRFEGLMRLQGLGDVLVLNAQGDIILDSGFSEPRKANFADRDYFRAFKDGRHEGLFIGKPVPSRVSQLNSLPMARAYHTPDGAFAGVVLSAVRLSYFNELFASVNLGDNSGVNLFRADGIIVSRFPYGDLDVGKSIAGSANMLRFQKENQGSFVGLAELDGVERSYSFTRVGRFPLILNVAQARSTIESKWTRSAWGLGMFTLLLMLSCMALAVLFSRELQRRQAISARLHRAERDMSTILHSIPSVVGSWDANLYNRFGNQAHEIWFGVPLEKLRGMHMSEMLGSKRFGYTEPLLRKALEGEPQVFETTLTDKQGMARHVIVSYTPERDGEQVLGLFIQLTDITDRKHMEDQLFEEKELMRLTLQSIGDAVVCCNAAGHVTYLNPVAQRLTGWQGFDAAGRDVDDVIRLLPTDAEVELDSPLRTAMQNDRPMAATRGVVEHRATQQRFDVELSASPIADRHGHVTGAVAVLRDVTQAVAMAARMARLAHYDALTDLPNRVLLQDRAQQAIAQAQRDGKHVGVLYLDLDGFKQVNDAMGHDVGDQLLVQWAQRLQAAVRQTDTVCRQGGDEFVLLLPGIGNAQQATVVARKIMAQCEAPFMLQGVAVPMGLSGGISLYPEHGRDLDELTRHADAAMYAAKQAGRNQVRLYEGTGQPPRLVVQQAALA, from the coding sequence ATGCCGCAGTCTCGCAAGTCCCTCTCTCACCGCCTGCTCTGGCTGGCCTTGTTGCTTTCCCTGGGGATTGGCGCCCTGACGGTGCGTACCCTCTGGACGCTGCGCAACGACGAGTGGAACTACGCCCTGCAGGCCAATGCCAACCTGGTGGGCACCCTGTCGCGCTCGCTGGAGTGGACGCTGGACGCTGTGGACCAATCTTTGCTGAGTGTGGCTTCGGAGCTGGAGCGCGTGAAGGACCTGTCTTCGACCGCGCAGTTGCGCCAGCAAGTGCGTTTTGAAGGCCTGATGCGCCTGCAGGGGCTGGGTGATGTGCTGGTGCTCAACGCCCAGGGTGACATCATTCTGGACTCGGGCTTCAGCGAGCCGCGCAAGGCCAATTTTGCAGACCGCGACTACTTTCGCGCCTTCAAGGACGGGCGGCATGAAGGCCTGTTCATTGGCAAGCCGGTGCCCTCTAGGGTGTCGCAGCTGAACTCGCTGCCCATGGCGCGGGCCTATCACACGCCGGACGGTGCCTTCGCTGGCGTTGTGCTGAGCGCGGTGCGCTTGAGTTACTTCAACGAGCTTTTCGCTTCGGTGAACCTGGGCGACAACAGCGGCGTCAACCTGTTCCGGGCCGACGGCATCATCGTGTCGCGCTTTCCCTATGGTGATCTGGACGTGGGCAAGAGCATTGCCGGTTCGGCCAACATGCTGCGCTTCCAAAAAGAAAACCAGGGCTCGTTTGTCGGCCTGGCCGAGCTGGACGGCGTGGAGCGCTCTTACTCCTTCACCCGTGTGGGCCGCTTTCCCCTGATTTTGAATGTGGCGCAGGCCCGCTCCACCATCGAGAGCAAATGGACCCGTTCTGCCTGGGGTCTGGGCATGTTCACGCTGCTGCTGATGCTGTCGTGCATGGCGCTGGCCGTGCTGTTCAGCCGCGAGTTGCAGCGCCGCCAGGCGATCAGTGCTCGGCTGCACCGGGCCGAGCGGGACATGAGCACCATCTTGCACAGCATTCCGTCGGTGGTGGGGTCGTGGGATGCCAACCTGTACAACCGCTTTGGCAACCAGGCGCATGAGATCTGGTTTGGCGTGCCGCTTGAGAAGCTGCGCGGCATGCACATGAGCGAGATGCTGGGCTCCAAGCGTTTTGGCTACACCGAACCCCTGCTGCGCAAGGCGCTGGAGGGTGAACCCCAGGTGTTTGAAACTACGTTGACCGACAAGCAGGGCATGGCGCGCCACGTCATCGTTTCCTACACCCCCGAGCGCGATGGCGAGCAGGTGCTTGGCCTGTTCATCCAGCTCACCGACATCACCGACCGCAAGCACATGGAAGACCAGCTGTTTGAGGAAAAGGAGCTGATGCGCCTGACCTTGCAGTCGATTGGCGATGCCGTGGTGTGCTGCAACGCCGCAGGCCACGTGACCTATCTGAACCCCGTGGCACAGCGGTTGACCGGCTGGCAAGGCTTTGATGCGGCGGGCCGTGATGTGGACGATGTCATTCGCCTGCTGCCCACCGATGCGGAGGTGGAGCTGGACAGCCCCCTGCGCACCGCCATGCAGAACGACCGGCCCATGGCGGCCACCCGTGGCGTGGTCGAGCACCGCGCCACCCAACAGCGCTTTGATGTAGAGCTCTCGGCCAGCCCGATTGCCGACCGCCATGGCCACGTGACGGGGGCCGTTGCCGTGTTGCGCGACGTGACGCAGGCCGTGGCCATGGCCGCACGCATGGCGCGGCTGGCGCACTATGACGCGCTGACGGACTTGCCCAACCGGGTGCTGCTGCAAGACCGTGCCCAGCAAGCCATTGCCCAGGCCCAGCGCGATGGCAAGCATGTGGGGGTGCTGTACCTGGACCTGGACGGCTTCAAACAGGTCAACGACGCCATGGGCCACGATGTGGGTGACCAACTGCTGGTGCAGTGGGCGCAGCGCCTGCAGGCTGCCGTGCGCCAGACAGACACCGTCTGCCGCCAGGGGGGCGATGAGTTTGTGCTGCTGCTGCCCGGCATTGGCAACGCGCAACAGGCCACGGTGGTGGCCCGCAAAATCATGGCGCAATGCGAGGCACCGTTCATGCTGCAAGGTGTGGCTGTGCCCATGGGCCTGAGCGGCGGGATCAGCCTGTACCCCGAGCATGGGCGCGACCTGGACGAGCTGACCCGCCACGCTGATGCGGCCATGTACGCGGCCAAACAGGCTGGCCGCAACCAGGTGCGCTTATACGAAGGCACAGGCCAGCCGCCCAGGCTGGTGGTGCAGCAGGCGGCCTTGGCCTGA
- the pbpC gene encoding penicillin-binding protein 1C — translation MVVLLASLVVAPVAWALPTYDEVRADFRPSDTVILSAEGEVLQRLRTDATVRRGQWVPLADVSPALRTALVLSEDKRFFEHSGVDWRAASAAAWGNLWNQRTRGASTLTMQLAGLLDGDWRQGPGGRSVVQKIGQTVAAQVLDRRWRKDQILEAYLNLVPFRGEVVGIDALSRTLFGKAAHGLDDREAAVAAALVRAPNAKPALVAQRACGVLRAMQPATKTAIAQPRAAQTDCDALELFTTAAVQRRAFDATEGIAPHFARYALRQQAAKATQASSAGNTAAMGTPAQQALRTTVRAPLQRFAVQSLQQQLRELHGRNVEDGAVLVLDNASGAVLAWVGSSGALSQASEVDGVLALRQPGSTLKPFLYAQAIAERRLTAASLVDDSSAQIATSGGLYIPQNYDRQFKGWVSARTALAASLNVPAVRTLVMVTPDAFHRQLGALGLPLRESGDYFGYSLALGSPEVPLLQLTNVFRSLANGGRFSPTTALPPSARPVFTPALDPRAAFIVGDILSDGNARARTFGTDSVLATRFWTAVKTGTSKDMRDNWAVGWSERYTVGVWVGNASGAAMHDVSGTSGAAPVWAAVMGFLHARQPSRAPRAPQGLVQQAVRFGASGPAEPGRRTPPMPLEAARQEWFVQGTQQALFAINYVAASAYSMSASGKNSLKSAEVAPEAARIAMPVQGTIIALDPDIPPQAQRLRLKASDDAGARVAWRMDGKALGRGPLLEWLPWPGRHTLELTDAQGRVLDTVRFEVRGAGVAPGATQAAAQRAR, via the coding sequence CTGGTTGTGCTGCTCGCCAGCCTGGTGGTGGCCCCTGTGGCTTGGGCGCTGCCTACCTATGACGAGGTGCGCGCCGACTTCCGACCCTCCGACACGGTGATCCTCTCCGCCGAGGGTGAGGTGCTGCAGCGCCTGCGCACCGATGCCACGGTGCGCCGGGGCCAGTGGGTGCCGCTGGCCGATGTGTCGCCCGCATTGCGCACGGCGCTGGTGCTGAGCGAAGACAAGCGGTTTTTTGAGCACAGCGGGGTGGACTGGCGCGCGGCATCGGCCGCCGCCTGGGGCAACTTGTGGAACCAGCGCACGCGGGGGGCCAGCACCCTCACCATGCAACTGGCTGGGCTGCTGGATGGCGACTGGCGCCAGGGGCCGGGCGGGCGCTCGGTGGTGCAAAAGATCGGGCAGACGGTGGCGGCGCAGGTGCTGGACCGGCGCTGGCGCAAGGACCAGATTCTGGAGGCCTACCTGAACCTGGTGCCGTTTCGTGGTGAGGTGGTGGGCATTGATGCGCTGAGCCGCACCCTGTTTGGCAAAGCCGCCCATGGCCTGGACGACCGCGAGGCTGCGGTGGCTGCGGCCCTGGTGCGTGCCCCCAATGCCAAGCCCGCCCTGGTGGCGCAGAGGGCCTGCGGTGTGCTGCGTGCCATGCAGCCTGCCACAAAGACTGCCATAGCCCAGCCGCGTGCTGCGCAAACCGACTGCGATGCGCTGGAGCTGTTCACCACCGCTGCCGTGCAGCGCCGTGCCTTTGATGCGACCGAGGGCATCGCACCGCACTTTGCGCGCTACGCGTTGCGCCAACAGGCTGCGAAGGCAACCCAGGCCTCCAGTGCCGGGAATACTGCTGCCATGGGCACCCCTGCCCAGCAGGCGCTGCGCACCACAGTGCGCGCGCCCTTGCAGCGGTTTGCGGTGCAAAGCCTGCAGCAGCAACTGCGCGAGTTGCATGGGCGCAATGTGGAAGACGGCGCCGTGCTGGTGCTGGACAACGCCAGTGGCGCGGTGCTGGCGTGGGTGGGTTCGTCCGGCGCCTTGAGCCAGGCCAGCGAGGTCGATGGCGTGCTGGCTCTGCGCCAGCCGGGCTCCACGCTCAAGCCGTTTTTGTATGCGCAGGCGATTGCAGAGCGGCGGCTCACGGCGGCGTCGCTGGTGGACGATTCATCGGCGCAGATTGCGACCTCTGGCGGGTTGTACATCCCGCAGAACTACGACCGCCAGTTCAAGGGCTGGGTGTCGGCGCGCACGGCGCTGGCGGCCTCGCTCAATGTGCCTGCGGTGCGCACGCTGGTCATGGTCACGCCCGATGCGTTCCACCGCCAGTTGGGGGCACTGGGGTTGCCGCTGCGCGAAAGCGGCGACTACTTTGGCTACAGCCTGGCGCTGGGCAGCCCGGAGGTGCCGCTGCTGCAGCTCACCAACGTGTTTCGCTCACTGGCCAACGGGGGGCGCTTCAGCCCCACCACGGCTTTGCCGCCCAGCGCCCGCCCGGTGTTCACGCCAGCGCTCGATCCGCGTGCCGCCTTCATCGTGGGCGACATTTTGTCGGACGGCAACGCCCGCGCCCGCACCTTTGGCACCGACAGCGTGCTGGCCACCCGCTTTTGGACGGCGGTGAAAACCGGCACCAGCAAAGACATGCGCGACAACTGGGCGGTGGGCTGGTCAGAGCGCTACACCGTGGGCGTGTGGGTGGGCAACGCCAGTGGCGCGGCCATGCACGATGTGAGCGGTACCAGCGGCGCGGCCCCGGTGTGGGCGGCGGTGATGGGCTTTTTGCACGCCCGCCAGCCCAGCCGTGCACCCCGGGCCCCCCAGGGGCTGGTGCAGCAGGCGGTGCGCTTTGGCGCGTCGGGCCCTGCAGAGCCAGGCCGCCGCACGCCCCCCATGCCGCTGGAGGCTGCGCGCCAGGAGTGGTTTGTGCAGGGCACGCAGCAAGCGCTGTTTGCTATAAATTATGTAGCTGCTAGCGCTTATTCCATGAGCGCTAGCGGCAAAAATAGTCTTAAATCAGCGGAGGTGGCGCCCGAGGCTGCCCGTATCGCGATGCCGGTCCAGGGCACGATCATTGCGCTGGACCCGGACATCCCCCCCCAGGCCCAGCGCCTGCGCCTGAAGGCGAGCGACGACGCGGGCGCCCGCGTGGCATGGCGCATGGATGGCAAAGCGCTGGGCCGGGGGCCGCTGCTGGAATGGCTGCCCTGGCCGGGCCGCCACACGCTGGAGCTGACCGACGCGCAGGGGCGGGTGCTGGACACTGTGCGCTTTGAAGTGCGGGGCGCTGGCGTGGCGCCGGGCGCAACCCAGGCAGCGGCACAGCGCGCGCGCTGA
- a CDS encoding VOC family protein, whose translation MIDHIGITATDFAKSRAFYQQALAPLGYALVMEVSAAQTGTTDHAGFGVPPKPDFWITGSAVPPTRVHVAFRVDSRLQVDQFYAAALAAGGRDNGAPGIRAHYHPHYYGAFVLDPDGHNIEAVCHAPA comes from the coding sequence ATGATCGATCACATCGGCATCACCGCCACGGACTTTGCCAAAAGCCGCGCGTTCTATCAGCAAGCGTTGGCGCCCCTCGGCTATGCGCTGGTGATGGAGGTTTCTGCGGCCCAGACGGGTACCACAGACCACGCGGGTTTTGGTGTTCCGCCCAAGCCGGATTTTTGGATCACCGGCAGCGCGGTGCCACCCACCCGCGTCCATGTGGCATTCCGTGTGGACAGCCGGTTGCAGGTGGACCAGTTTTACGCGGCCGCCCTGGCGGCCGGCGGTCGGGACAACGGTGCGCCCGGTATCCGGGCGCATTACCACCCCCATTACTACGGCGCTTTCGTGCTGGACCCGGACGGGCACAACATCGAAGCGGTGTGCCACGCTCCCGCGTGA